Proteins encoded in a region of the Zea mays cultivar B73 chromosome 4, Zm-B73-REFERENCE-NAM-5.0, whole genome shotgun sequence genome:
- the LOC542264 gene encoding ferredoxin--nitrite reductase, chloroplastic, giving the protein MASSASLQRFLLPSSHAAATAASPSSRLRRTGRARAAVSVPPPAAAGEQVPTERLEPRVEERAGGYWVLKEKYRAGLNPQEKVKLEKEPMALFMEGGIQDLARVPMEQIDAAKLTKDDVDVRLKWLGLFHRRKHQYGRFMMRLKLPNGVTTSEQTRYLASVIEAYGADGCADVTTRQNWQIRGVTLPDVPAILDGLRAVGLTSLQSGMDNVRNPVGNPLAGVDPHEIVDTRPYTNLLSSYVTNNSQGNPTITNLPRKWNVCVIGSHDLYEHPHINDLAYMPAVKDGEFGFNLLVGGFISPKRWAEALPLDAWVAGDDVVPVCKAILEAYRDLGSRGNRQKTRMMWLIDELGMEVFRSEVEKRMPNGVLERAAPEDLVDKRWERRDYLGVHPQKQEGLSYVGLHVPVGRLQAADMFELARLADEYGTGELRLTVEQNIVLPNVSNERLDALLAEPLLQEQRLSPRPSMLLRGLVACTGNQFCGQAIIETKARALQVAREVEKRVAVPRPVRMHWTGCPNSCGQVQVADIGFMGCLTKDSDGKIVEAADIFVGGRVGSDSHLADVYRKSVPCKDLVPIVADLLVERFGAVPREREEDEE; this is encoded by the exons ATGGCCTCCTCAGCGTCCCTGCAGCGGTTCCTCCTGCCCTCCTCGcacgcggcggcgacggcggcctcGCCGTCCTCCCGGCTGCGCCGCACAGGGCGCGCCCGCGCGGCCGTCTCCGtgccgccgccggcggcggcgggggAGCAGGTCCCGACGGAGCGGCTGGAGCCGAGGGTCGAGGAGCGGGCGGGCGGGTACTGGGTCCTCAAGGAGAAGTACCGGGCGGGgctgaacccgcaggagaaggtgaagctggAGAAGGAGCCCATGGCGCTGTTCATGGAGGGCGGCATCCAGGACCTGGCCAGGGTCCCCATGGAGCAGATCGACGCCGCCAAGCTCACCAAGGACGACGTCGACGTCCGCCTCAAGTGGCTCGGCCTCTTCCACCGCCGCAAGCACCAGT ACGGGCGGTTCATGATGCGGCTGAAGCTGCCCAACGGCGTGACGACGAGCGAGCAGACGCGGTACCTGGCGAGCGTCATCGAGGCGTACGGCGCCGACGGGTGCGCGGACGTGACCACCCGGCAGAACTGGCAGATCCGCGGGGTGACGCTCCCGGACGTCCCGGCCATCCTGGACGGCCTCCGCGCCGTCGGCCTCACCAGCCTGCAGAGCGGCATGGACAACGTGCGCAACCCCGTCggcaacccgctcgccggcgtcGACCCCCACGAGATCGTCGACACGCGCCCCTACACCAACCTTCTCTCCTCCTACGTCACCAACAACTCCCAGGGGAACCCCACAATCACCAACCT GCCGAGGAAATGGAACGTCTGCGTCATCGGCTCGCATGACCTGTACGAGCACCCGCACATCAACGACCTCGCGTACATGCCGGCCGTCAAGGACGGCGAGTTCGGCTTCAACCTTCTGGTGGGCGGGTTCATCAGCCCCAAGAGGTGGGCCGAGGCGTTGCCGCTCGACGCCTGGGTCGCCGGGGACGACGTCGTCCCCGTGTGCAAGGCCATCCTCGAGGCGTACCGGGACCTCGGCTCCAGGGGCAACCGGCAGAAGACGCGCATGATGTGGCTCATCGACGAGCTC GGGATGGAGGTGTTCCGGTCGGAGGTGGAGAAGAGGATGCCGAACGGGGTGCTGGAGCGCGCCGCGCCGGAGGACCTcgtcgacaagcgctgggagcggCGGGACTACCTCGGCGTGCACCCGCAGAAGCAGGAAGGCCTGTCGTACGTGGGCCTCCACGTGCCGGTGGGCCGGCTGCAGGCCGCGGACATGTTCGAGCTGGCGCGGCTCGCCGACGAGTACGGCACCGGCGAGCTCCGGCTCACGGTGGAGCAGAACATCGTGCTCCCCAACGTCAGCAACGAGAGGCTCGACGCGCTGCTGGCGGAGCCGCTGCTGCAGGAGCAGCGGCTCTCGCCGCGGCCGTCGATGCTGCTCAGGGGGCTGGTGGCGTGCACGGGCAACCAGTTCTGCGGGCAGGCCATCATCGAGACCAAGGCGCGGGCGCTGCAGGTGGCGCGGGAGGTGGAGAAGCGCGTGGCCGTGCCGCGGCCGGTCCGCATGCACTGGACCGGATGCCCCAACAGCTGCGGCCAGGTGCAGGTGGCGGACATCGGCTTCATGGGCTGCCTCACCAAGGACAGCGACGGCAAGATCGTCGAGGCCGCGGACATCTTCGTGGGCGGCCGCGTCGGCAGCGACTCGCACCTGGCCGACGTCTACCGGAAGTCCGTGCCGTGCAAGGACCTGGTGCCCATCGTGGCCGACCTCTTGGTGGAGCGGTTCGGGGCCGTgccgagggagagggaggaggatgAGGAGTAG
- the LOC100280788 gene encoding ethylene-responsive element binding protein 2, which yields MTSRLESGGFQLPNTEQENALLLRALISVVSGDTAAASLVPEAAAAEAPAAAASACGCPGGCDLAAASSSDSDGAECSASGGGAGKRRRRRSRASSYMGVRRRPWGKWAAEIRDPRRAARKWLGTFDTAEDAARAYDAAAVELRGRRAKLNFPDAAAAAAARDVQPRRPLPGQSLRENCGSNAASPLHVAVARAPTTLQGTGPAPPKDQDIWDGLNEIMTMDDGSFWSMP from the coding sequence ATGACGTCGAGGCTGGAGAGCGGCGGGTTCCAGCTCCCGAACACCGAGCAGGAGAACGCACTCTTGCTCCGCGCGCTCATCTCCGTCGTGTCCGGTGACACCGCCGCCGCGTCGTTGGTCCCGGAGGCGGCCGCCGCAGAGGCCCCTGCCGCCGCGGCGTCAGCGTGCGGGTGCCCCGGCGGCTGCGACCTCGCCGCCGCGTCGAGCAGCGACAGCGATGGCGCGGAGTGCTCCGCGAGCGGCGGAGGCGCGGGcaagcggaggcggaggcggagcagGGCGAGCAGTTACATGGGCGTGCGGCGGCGGCCGTGGGGCAAGTGGGCGGCGGAGATCCGCGACCCGCGCCGCGCCGCGCGCAAGTGGCTCGGCACGTTCGACACCGCCGAGGACGCCGCCCGCGCCTACGACGCCGCCGCGGTCGAGCTCCGGGGCCGCCGCGCCAAGCTCAACTTCccggacgccgccgccgccgcggcggcgCGGGATGTGCAGCCGCGCCGCCCGTTGCCCGGTCAGAGCCTCCGCGAGAACTGCGGGTCCAACGCCGCGTCGCCGCTGCACGTGGCGGTGGCGCGGGCGCCGACCACGCTGCAGGGAACAGGGCCGGCGCCGCCCAAGGACCAGGACATCTGGGACGGCTTGAACGAGATCATGACGATGGATGACGGCAGCTTCTGGTCCATGCCGTGA
- the LOC103654232 gene encoding galactoside 2-alpha-L-fucosyltransferase encodes MQQRKAKVVWGGAESAAAQEIPASSQLAMAHNSSWPEGEGAPEHSPVPRKKRLSLDEKRWNTVVNVMLVAFVMAVPPVVVVFAGGGIAPAVWIAAAKAQLRRGSGDGPPDRLLGGLLADGLDERTCRSRYESSLYSRRPARRPSPHLIAKLRRHEELQRRCGPNTDAYSRAVQQLRAGKSVGSPECKYVVSISYRGLGNRILAAASAFLYAVLTDRVLLVDPSNDMGELFCEPFPGTTWLLPREFPLASYTNFSIDTAESYGNMLKNRVLRADVPPPPTETQLPAFVYLHLDHDYGDEDKMFFCDDDQRLLSSVQWLVMRTDMYTVPGLFLVAAFQEELDVLFPERDAVFHHLARYLFHPTNRVWGLVTRYYRAYLARAELRLGVQVRNFDPWAQQSPVVLRQITSCLWREKLLPEVLDTEEHAVPAPGGARTTAVLVTSLRSWYYERIKGLYWDQATATGEDVSVHQPSHEGQQQYGKKSHDDRAWAEMYLLSLCDVLVTSGWSTFGYVAQGLGGMTPWVLHKPTNATSPPDPPCFRDVSMEPCFHAPHVYDCKLKRGADTGKMLPHVRNCEDVSWGLKLVDTKLYRS; translated from the exons ATGCAGCAACGCAAGGCCAAGGTTGTCTGGGGTGGCGCCGAGAGCGCGGCGGCGCAGGAGATCCCGGCGTCGTCGCAGCTGGCGATGGCACACAACAGCAGCTGGCCTGAGGGCGAAGGGGCTCCGGAGCACTCACCAGTGCCGCGGAAGAAGAGGCTTTCCCTGGACGAGAAGCGATGGAACACGGTGGTCAACGTCATGCTTGTCGCCTTCGTCATGGCCGTGCCGCCGGTCGTCGTCGTTTTCGCTGGGGGCGGCATTGCGCCCGCGGTCTGGATCGCGGCCGCCAAGGCCCAGCTACGCCGAG GTTCCGGCGATGGCCCACCAGACAGACTTCTCGGCGGCCTCCTGGCCGATGGACTCGATGAGAGAACGTGCCGCAGCAGGTACGAGTCCTCCCTGTACAGCCGGAGGCCGGCACGGCGACCTTCACCGCACCTCATAGCAAAGCTGCGGAGACACGAAGAGCTCCAGAGACGGTGCGGGCCGAACACCGACGCGTACAGCCGCGCCGTCCAGCAGCTGAGGGCCGGCAAAAGCGTGGGCTCGCCCGAGTGCAAGTACGTCGTCTCCATCTCGTACCGTGGCCTCGGCAACCGCATCCTGGCCGCCGCGTCGGCGTTCCTCTACGCGGTGCTCACCGACCGCGTCCTCCTCgtggaccccagcaacgacatggGCGAGCTCTTCTGTGAGCCTTTCCCCGGCACGACGTGGCTGCTGCCGCGGGAGTTCCCCCTCGCGAGCTACACTAACTTCAGCATCGACACCGCCGAGAGCTACGGCAACATGCTGAAGAACAGGGTGCTCAGGGCCGAcgtgccgccgccgccgacggagaCGCAGTTGCCGGCGTTCGTGTACCTCCACCTCGACCACGACTACGGCGACGAGGACAAGATGTTCTTCTGCGACGACGACCAGCGGCTGCTGTCGAGCGTGCAGTGGCTGGTCATGAGGACCGACATGTACACCGTGCCGGGGCTGTTCCTGGTCGCGGCGTTCCAGGAGGAGCTCGACGTGCTGTTCCCGGAGCGCGACGCCGTGTTCCACCACCTGGCGCGGTACCTGTTCCATCCGACCAACCGCGTCTGGGGCCTCGTCACGCGGTACTACCGCGCGTACCTCGCGCGGGCGGAGCTCCGTCTGGGCGTCCAGGTGCGCAACTTCGATCCCTGGGCGCAGCAGTCGCCGGTCGTTCTCCGGCAGATCACGTCGTGcctgtggagggagaaactgCTCCCGGAGGTTCTTGACACGGAAGAGCACGCCGTGCCGGCGCCGGGCGGCGCCAGAACCACGGCCGTTCTGGTCACCTCTCTCCGGTCGTGGTACTACGAGCGCATCAAGGGGCTGTACTGGGATCAAGCGACGGCGACCGGCGAGGACGTGAGCGTGCACCAGCCCAGCCACGAGGGGCAGCAGCAGTACGGCAAGAAGTCGCACGACGACCGGGCCTGGGCGGAGATGTACCTGCTGAGCCTGTGCGACGTGCTGGTGACCAGCGGCTGGTCCACGTTCGGGTACGTGGCGCAGGGGCTCGGCGGCATGACGCCGTGGGTGTTGCACAAGCCCACGAATGCCACGTCGCCGCCGGACCCGCCGTGCTTCCGGGATGTGTCCATGGAGCCGTGCTTCCATGCGCCGCACGTCTACGACTGCAAGCTCAAGCGTGGAGCCGACACAGGGAAAATGCTGCCGCACGTCAGGAACTGCGAGGATGTGAGCTGGGGACTGAAACTTGTCGATACAAAGTTGTACAGATCTTGA